The sequence below is a genomic window from Fusobacterium sp. DD2.
ATCTTGCCCAGTGGTATCCTACCTGTCCAGTAATAGCTCTTTCCTTTGAAGAACCTCTATCCATAAATTTGAAATTTTCCTGTGATATACCTCCAAACCAACCTTTACTGTCACCTATAATAGCACTTTCATAGTTATTTAGTACAAATACACCATTTGAATCTCTGTTATATCCACTGAATCCTTTTTTAGATGTTCTGTATTTCATATAATCTCCAAATACCTTTACCTTAGTTGTATCAGTGGTTTTTGTTTCCCACTTCATAAGAGAATCAAATTCCCGTTCAAATGTTCTTCTTGAGTCAGCTATTCTTCTATATGTATTTGCATAGTTATGTCCCATCATCTCATAGAAAGCACGTCCTAATACCTTGTCATCCCTTTTTTTTAGAAGGTTCAGAAGGTTAAATAGTTCTTTTTCTTCTGAATTGTATAGAGCATTGAGATAGATTTCCTCAAGCCCCTCAGCAAATTTGTATACATCTTCGTTTTCAGCAAAGTCTGAGTATGGGAATTTAGTCAGATATATATTTTTAATCTTTTTATTATCTTCATCCATAGTGATTGTACCTGTCCATAATAGAGCCCTTGTCTTAACATTTAAGGTTCTCAGTCCAGGTGCTTTTGCAAGTGCAGCATTATATGAATCGATAATCTTATCATCTATCTTAATAACTGGAGAATTTGTGTATGTTGCCCCCTCTGTTCCAAGGAAAAGATCTATGTTTCTTAGATAAGGAAGATTTTCCAGTCCTTTGATAGGATGAGTTATATTTATTCCAGATGTATCTATCTGCATTGCAATCCTTGTAATCTCTCCATGTGGAGGATAATTACCCATATCTTCAACTTTTGAAGGAAGACCATAAGGTTTTACAATGACATTGTGTCCATCTGAACTTATATCTGCAGGATTTACAGCATTTCCATTTATAGTGATAAGTGGGTCATTTTCTCCTCTTCCCACTATCTTTATTCCTTCTACATCTTTATCTGGAGCATTGTCAATAGTAAGTTCACTACTTACATTTCCATCCATCCTGTCATATTTTGAACCTCTTACAGTTACAACTCCAACTCCTTCAGCAGGTGTAATTGTAATATCTCCGTAGTTGAGGAAGGTTCCATCTCTCATAGTGAGTATTCCTGCAGCTCCAACAGCATCAGCAGAGGCAGTTATAGTACCGTAGTTTTCACCAGTTGCACCATGGTCTATAAACATACCGATTCCGTCTATTCCTTTTATCTCAATAGTTCCTCGGTTGATAGCTTTGGAGTTCTCTCCACTTGCATACATCCCAATACCATGATCTCCCAGAACTTCAATCTTACCCTCATTTACAACAATTCCTTCCTGGGCAACACAGTTATTTTCAGCATCATAGTATCCAGCTGCCATACCTATACCATAGAGATTTTGAGTAGGGTCTGATGCTCCAACAACTATATTTTTCATATTTACAGATTTCCCATGCTCAATACTAAACATACCTATATTTCCAAGTCCGTGAGCAAGATAAATATCCCCATTGTTCACAGCGTTACCAGCAGAGTAGATACCATAGTTTAAATCTCCATAAGTTACAATATCCTTGTTGTTTTCAACCTGTTCTACAGGGTTTTTACTGTATATTCCAGCTGCAGGAAGGTCTCCTCCACCAGTAAGTTTTATCATATTATTGTTTTCAATCTTATCATTTCCGTCACTGTCCAGGAAAATACCTATACTTTCACTTCCACCTATCTCAATTATTCCATCATTTATAAGGGAGATATCCTGTGGATCTTCACCTTTTACCCCATACATAAAGAGTGTATCATCCTTGGTTCCCTTAACATGAGCTCTGTTTGTAATAGAGGTATTCAAAAGCTCAACCTTTGAGAAAATATTTCCATCAGTATCAAGGTCTGCATCTTCATCTATTACAAGGTCACTGTTTTCCAGAAGGAAGGTTTTAAATCTGCTTCCTGTTATATTTGGACCACCCATACCTGTAATATTTGCAACCTTTGTATCTGAAAGTTTTAGTGAGAAATCCTTGGCATAAAATGCTCTACCATCATCTAGGTTGAAAGTGAGTTTATCCAGAGTACTGTTAAAATAGTTGTGGCTATAATTTGCAAAGTAGGTATTAAAATCCTCTTTGTTATTACCTTGGAAAAATAGCCCTGTACCATGGATATTTTTATCCCAATCTCCGTGAATATTTACAGTTGTAGGAGTATTTACTAAAATACTTCCCTTATTTTCAATATCATTGTATATAAAGACTGACTTTTCATAGGTGTCAAAGGTGTTATTACCATCTAAAATCACTTTTCCACCACTGGCTACAGCAATGTTCTGTGCTCCATCTCTAGCCTTGATATCAGCACCTGAAAGTGTTATAACTCCATCATTGGTTGCTATTAGTCCAGAAGATTTAAATCCTGATACATCTATATCAATAGTTCCATTGTTTGTGAAGTTTGAATTTTTAGATACATACATACCAGCTGCTCCAGTAGAATCCTCCTCAGATGTAGAACCACCTTTGAGAGTGAGGTTTCCATCATTTACAACTGTGGCATTTTTAGATGCTACAATTCCTACTACTCCCTTACCACTGATATCTATATCTCCTTTATTTGTGAAATTTCCACCATTTACAACAACTCCAACACTCAGGTCAGAATCATTGATTTTAATATCTCCACTATGAGTTATGTCAGAGTAGAATGAAAGTAGAGCAGTATTTTTTTCTCCACCGGTGATTTCAAGAATACCAGCTGTATCTTTTTTTAGCTGGACATCCTGCACTTCTTGATATGACATGAGCATATTATTTGATCCACCTTTGGATTTTATCTCATAGTCATCCAGATAGATATCCATATTATATGTAGGTATTATATTATTCATTTTTGGCATATTTGCTGCAATGAATCCTGTATTTTCATTTCCTGTAATATCTATTTTAATTTTTGCAGGTCTAAGGATTTCGTTGTTATCTCCTACCTGATATTTTGCAGTAGATGAGATATCTTGGTCTGTACTCTTCATTGCATTCTGATTTGCACTACCTCTGTCTGAAGGCTTTTTAGCAAAACCTGCATTTCCCAAAGTTCTTATACCTGTAGCATTGTCACCTGTTATTGTAATAGGTGAGTTTAAAACAAGTTCACTATCCATATTATAGAGATAGTAGTAAAGACCTGTGTTATCTTTTCCAGCTATAATAAAATCACCATTATTTTCAAAGGATGTTTTTACTGCAAACTCCCCTATTCCCATGAGTCTTTCTCCAGAGAGTTTTAATTTTCCATTGTTCTGTATAAAGGTAATTCCAGGTGTAGTAGCATAACGTGCAAAAGCCTCTGTAAACACTACACCTTTAAATCCAGTTGCCTCTATTTCACCATTATTTATAAATCCTGAATTGTATGTATTAGGGTTTGAATCAGCAACAGTAACAAAAGAGATAGAGGAGTTGTTACCAATATTTATCTTTGTATTTTCCCCTATGATTCCAGTTGCATCTCCAGGGACAATATTTTGATAGTCAGTAATAAAAAATATTGATGAGTCTATCATCTCAGTATTTAGATCTTTCTCCTTATTTCCCGTGATATTCAGTTCAATATTATCTATTGTCATTGTATTACCTGCAGTACTTCCAAATACATATTTAGGACGTTTCCCTGTGATATCAAAATCCTCCTCTGTTACAGACACAACCTGATGATTACGTCCCTGTACACCAGTAAATTTGATATTTTTGGTAGTAACATTTACCTGGTTATTTTCTGAATCAATAAATATATCCATCTTACCAGGAGCACCTTTGGATTCCATTGCCTGCTGACCAAAAAGTGCCGGTTTTGATGATAAACCATCTTTATTTATATATGCAGAGTCTTGAACTGAAATTTGTCCACTTGAGTATCCAATAGGGATAAATCCACTTTGGGGAATTTCAGGATTTGAAATTCCAAATTTTACACTCTCAGGTCTAAATACCTTTGAAAGCCCAACAAGCCTTACATCGTAGTCATTTCTGACCTTAGGCAAAATGTGGAAAATCTTTCCCTGATCTTGGATTCTTCTTATATTTACATATCTATCTTTATATGTTCCATGATGACATTTATTGAAAAAGATATTATATCCAAACTGCCATCTATGATCTGCTGGTTTATTAAATTGTTCAATCTGTTCTTCAATCTGATATGGTTCTCCCTCTCTTTTAAAAAAGTCAAAAGAAAGGGCATTAGTACTTAATGTAATAAAAAGTGCGAGAATAATGTAGGATGATTTTGAATTTAAAAGAGTAGTCATAAAATCTCCCCCTATAAGAATAAAACGAAAAGATAAGAATTGGTGTAGAGTTATTAATTAAGTATATAAATATTAAAAAATATATATATTTATTTTGTTAATATCTTACCTTGAGAATACCATTTTATACTTTGTTTGTCAATTTTTAGGCAACTTTGTGTAATAAAAAACACTTTATCTATTGAGTCTTAAAAAATATATAGTATACTTATATAAAGAGGGAGTAGTATTTTTATTTTTTTTAGTCAGTGAAATGCAGGTGATATAATGAAAAAACTGATGGAGGAATTGGATAAGTTACATAATGAGGACAAGCATAAAGAGATAATAGAGAAAATAAATTCTCTCCCTGAAGATCAACTTGATTATGAAATTTTAGGCAGATTGGCAAGGGCATATAATAATAATGAAGAGTATCAAAAAGGGATAGAAATAATGGAGAAGATTAGAGAGAAGGGAGAGCAGGATTCTATTTGGAATTACAGGATGGGTTACTCTTACTACTATTTAGATAATCTTCCAGAAGCAGAGAAATATTTTTTAAAATCTCTGGAATTGAATCCACATGAGGAAGATGTTGAGTTTTTTCTCTTAAATATTCATATTGAGATGGCTGAAAAGTATATGCAGTCAGGAGAAAAGGGCAAAGCTCTTGAAAACTATATGCAGGCTAGGTTGTATGCCAATACTGATGATGAGATAATACTTACAGAATCTAATTTAGGTTGGATGCATGACCAGCTTAATAATTATCAGGAGGCCTATAAATACTTGAAAAATGCCATTGATATGGGCCGTGATGATGAGTGGATATTTGCTGAATTTGGATTTTGTCTAATGGGACTGGAAAGATATAGTGAAGCACTTGAAGAATTTAAGAAGGCAAAGGATTTAGGCCGTGATGATTGTTGGATAAATGGTCAGATTGGAAATATATATAAGGAATTGAGAAATTATGACGAAGCATTGAGGTATCTTTTACTTGCTTTAGGTCAGGAAGAAAATATATGGATTGTATCACAGATTGCCTTAGTATATCAGCTAAAAGAGGATTACTCTAAAGCTTTGGAGTATTTTATTCAGGCAGAGAAATTAGGTCGAGACGATATCTGGATATATTCTCAAATAGCACTTGTATACCATGGTATGGGAGATTACAGATCAGCTCTGGAGTATCTTGCTAAAGTACATGATATGGGAAGAGATGATGAATGGCTCTATGCAGAACTGGGAGCATGTTATTTTAGAGAAGATAGGTATGAAGAGGCAATTGAAACCTATCTCAAAGTAAAAGAGATGGGTGTTGATGATGAGTGGATAAATACAGAACTTGGTTTCTTATATGATAAAGTTAATAATTATGAAGAAGCTGAGAAGTATTTAATGAGGGCAAATGAGATAAAAGAGAGTAGCCTTATAAACTCAGAGCTGGGATTTTGTTTAACAAGACAGAGAAAGTATAAAGAAGCTTTAAAATATTTTACAAGATCTATCAACTTAGGTAGAAATGATGGATGGATACACAGTCAGATTGGATATGTTTATTCAGAACTTGGAGAGATAAAAGATGCTATTGAAGAGTTAAAAATTGCAAGAGACCTTTCTCCTGAAGATAATTGGATATATTATCATCTTGGAACTAATCTGCGTAAAGCTGGAGAGATAAATGAAGCTATTGAAAATCTTTTAAAAGTAGAAAGAAGCGGACAATACACAGGATGGGCAGACTTAGAGCTTGCCTACTGTTATGCTCTTATAGATAAAAGAGAAGAAGCTACACAGTATCTGAAAAAAGCTAAAGAGCTCCTGTATTCGCAATCTCTTGAAGATGAAGAACTCAGTAAACAATTTGATATTGTAGAAAAATTACTTAGTGCCACAACTTATCTGGTATAAGTTAAAATCCCCTGATTAGATTTTCTGTCAGGGGATTTTTTATTATTTAATAATGTTGGAAAAATATTCCTGTGCATTTTTAAGGTCAGTTGCATCAGGGTGAGTGCTTGCATCTTTCCATCTTTTCATTCTCTCTTCTGTAGGTCCATGAGGGTCACCAGCTGGACGTTTTAATGCTCTTTGAATAATTGCATCAGATAAGGCTCCATGGCAATGAAAATGTCCCAATACTTCATTTCCATTTTTTTCTAAAGCCTCTGTTATATTTTTTATACAACGTGTTGCATATTCTGAGTCTGGGTAAGCTCCTAAAGTAAAGAAAAATGCAGTTTTCTTATTCTTTATTGTATCTATAAAAGCAAGAGCTTTTGGATCAGCAGTGCTTCTTCTAATCCATGCACCAACTATTATCACATCGTAATCAAGAGTTTCTACATCTTTAATATCTTTTAACTGACTTCCTTCAAGTGCTTCTGATATTGCAGTTGCTACTTTTTTGGTATTTCCAGTGACACTTGAATAAGCTACTAATATTTTATTCATATATCCTCCTTTTTTACTTCCATTTTTGATTATTATAGTATAGAATTACAAATAATGCAATTAGCTGTTGTAATTAAGCTAATGGAATTGACAATAGGCTAACAATAAGAGTATACTTGAAGTTGAAGAGATTACTGTTGAATGGGGGATAGAGAATGAAGATTGAATCAGAAAAATATGTTAAATATTTCTCAGAAAGTAAATTTTGGACAAAACTAAAAGAGATTGCAAAAAAGATAGGTTTAAAGACTACTGCTTATGCCTTGCTTCTTTTTTACATTTTAGATAAAGATGAGGTTCCAGTAAAGGATAAGATGGTTATTGTAGGATGTCTTGGATACTTTATTTTACCTCTGGATCTGATACCTGATTTTACTCCAGTAGGATATTCAGATGATGTTGTTGCAATGATATTTGCACTTAGAAGCTGTAGAAAATATATTGATGACAATATAAAACAGAAAGTCATGGAAAAATTAAAGTCATGGTTTAAGGTGGAAGATGATTATTTAGTTGAGCTTTTAGATGAAATAAAAAAATGATTTTTCCTTTATTTTTCAAATGACATTATATGTCACGTGAAATCTGTATAATATAAATAAAAAGAGTAAAGGGGGAGACAGATGAAAAACCAGAGAATTTTGGACATCTATGTGAGACTTCTAAATAATAAAATAGTTAACAGAAAAAATCTGGCTCAGGAATTTGAGGTAAGTGAAAGAACCATACACAGAGATATAAGTGACTTAAGAAATTTTATGGTAAATCTTAATATGAGCGGGGAGATCGAATACGATCCTAAAGAAAATGGATATGTACTTAAAAATGAGGATATGCAGAAACTTTCTAACAGTGAAATACTTGCAGTATGTAAGATTTTATTGGACAGTAGAGCATTTTTAAAAGATGAGATGATGGGGATTATTGATAAGCTTTTAAAACAGTGTATTCCTCATGAAAATTTTAAAAAAGTATCTCAATTAATTGATAATGAAAAATTTCACTATATGGAATTGCAACATAAGAAAAGTTTTATTGACTGGCTATGGGATATAGGAGATGCTATTAAAAATCATAATCAGATGGAGATAAAGTACAAGAAGATGGATGGAACTTTTGTTACAAGAGTTGTAAATCCTGTTGGTCTTATGTTTTCAGAATATTACTTTTATCTTTTAGCACATATTGTAAATATTGATAAGGAAAAATATTTTGCTAATAAAGATGATATTTTCCCTACCATATATAGAATAGACAGAATAGAGAGTTTTAAAATTCTTCCTAAACATTTTAGAGTTTTTTATAAAGATAGATTTGAAGAGGGAGAATTTAGAAAAAGAACTTTCTTTATGACTGGTGGAAGACTTCAGAAGATAAAATTCAAATACACAGGGCACTCTCTTGAAGCAATTCTTGATAAAATACCTACTGCAGAGGTAATTGAAGAGGGAGATGGATACTATATAATCAAGGCAGAAGTCTTTGGTAATGGTATTAACAGATGGATATTAAGCCAAGGTAAAGATGTTGAAATAATTAAATAGTAAGAAAAAGGCAGGTACATTACATTGTATCTGCCTTTTATGTTGCTAATAAAAAAGAACTCCTGCAATATTTCTATTACAGGAATCCCTTTGTGTGAGAATATGTGTGAAAATCGGTGGTAGCTATTTTTTAGCTTTCTGTTCTTCAAGAAGTTCTTTTTTTCTTAAATTTTCTCCTTTAAGAATGTAGACAGAATCTACAACCAGGTGCATTACATGGTCAGAAAATCTTTCATATTTCTTATTTAGAAGAACCAGATATGTTCCTCCCTCTACATTGTCAGTAGATTTTTTCATAAGATTTATAAGTTCAACAATATTTTTGTTTGACATCTCATCTATCTCATCATCCTGAGGAAGAAGTCCATAAAGTATTTTTTCATCTCTATGGATAACTGCTTCTATATAGGCTTCAAAAATATGTTTAATATTTAAAACCATAGGATAAAGTATTGTTTTCAGGTATTTTTCTTCCTGAGGAGATTTTTTTTCAATATCTTTTATTATTGCAAAGTTTGCTTTAAGCAGATCTCCCATTCTCTCTAAAAGCCTTGCACTGTTTATTATCATAATAAGAAGTCTTAAATTTCCAGCAGCAGGTTGGAATCTTGCTATTGAAATTATGGCATCCTCTTTTATCTTTACTTCAAGTGCATTTATTACATCTTCAACAACCATACATTCTCCATAGAGAACTCCGTCAAATTTTTCATTTTTAAGCATTTCCAGATTTACATCTAAAACTCTTTGAACATTTCTCAGCATTTCAAGGTAATGTTCAGTTAAACCATATATACTCTCTTGTAAATTTCTCATCTTTTCCTCCTTAAAATTATGATGTTTTATATCTATCCTATCCAAATTTTCCAGTTATATAATCTTCTGTTTTCTTTTTATGTGGAGTTGTAAAGATAATCTCTGTTTTATCAAACTCCTCTAAAACTCCCTGATAGAAAAATCCTGTATATTCAGAAATTCTTGAAGCCTGTTGCATATTGTGAGTAACAATTATAATACTGTATTTTTTTTCAAGTTCTCCAATTAACTCCTCTATCTTTGAAGTTGAAATTGGGTCAAGAGCAGAAGTTGGTTCATCCATAAGTAGAATCTGTGGATTTACAGATATTGCTCTTGCTATACATAATCTTTGCTGTTGCCCTCCAGAAAGCCCAAGAGCTGACTTGTGTAATTTATCTTTTACTTCATCCCAAAGGGCAACAGATTTAAGTGAGGTCTCAACGATTTCGTCTAGTTTTGCTTTATTTTTTTCTCCGTGAAGCTTTGGTGCATATACAATATTCTCATATATAGTCTTAGGAAATGGATTTGGTTTTTGAAATACCATTCCAATATCTTTTCTAAGTTCTACAATATCATAAGATTTATCAAATATATTTTTCCCATCAAATAGGATTTCACCCTCATATTTGGCACCAGCAATAAGGTCGTTCATTCTGTTGATAGACCTTAAAAATGTAGATTTACCACAACCAGATGGACCAATAAGTGCTGTAACTTTATTCTTTGCAATTTCCATATTTATATTTTTCAATGCCTGGAAATCACCATAATAGAAGTTGAAATCCTTTACAAGAATTCTAACATCTTCATTATTCATTTTTTCCTCCTGTATATAAACTAATTTTTATTATTAAAACGATATCTTATTGCAGCTCCCAATAAATTGAAGCTGATTGTAATTACAACAAGTACAAATAGAGTTCCTTCCATATATGAAACAGGCATATTAGGTACCTGTGTAGATATTACAAATAAGTGATATGGAAGAGCCATTACCTGATCCCAGGGAGTTTCAGGTAGAAATGGCAGATAAAATGCAACTGCTGTAAACATAATTGGAGCAGTTTCACCAGCAGCTCTGGAAATACTTAGTATCACTCCAGTAAGAGTACCAGGGAGAGCTGCAGGTAGGACTATTTTAGTTATTGTTTCCCACTTTGTAGCTCCCAATGCAAGAGATGCTTCTCTTAAACTGTTAGGAATTGCTAAAAGTGATTCTCTTGTAGATGTTATTATTACAGGAAGACACATGATTCCCAGTGTCAACGAACCTGAAATAACAGATACATCAAATCCTAAAAATATTACAAATAGAGCCATTCCAAATAATCCATATATGATACTTGGAATACCAGCCAGATTTATAATAGTAAGATTTATAATTCTGGTTAAAAGATTATCCTTTGCATACTCTACAAGATATATTCCTGTTAAGATACCAAATGGTACAGATACAATTATAGTTCCAACAGTTAACCAGATAGTTCCAATAATTGCTGGATATATACCTCCACCACGCATTCCATCTGTAGGCATATCTTTTAGGAAACTCCATGAGATTGCTGGAATTCCTTTCCAGATGATATATCCCAAAATTAGAAATACTGGAAGTATTGAAATAAGTCCAACTACTTTAATAACTACTTCTGCAATTTTTTCATTTTTCTTTTTAATAAGTAACATCTTTTATCACCTAACTCATACTTCTTGATTTTCTTATAAATCTATCTGCAATACTGTTAGTTATAAAACTTATAAAGAAAAGTATTAAACCTATTGCAAATAGAGCATAGTAGTGAGTACTTCCATTTACAACTTCACCCATTTCAGCAGCAATTGTAGCAGTAAGAGTTCTTACTGGGGAAAGTGGAGATGTAGCAAGAATAGGTGAGTTACCAGTAATCATCAAAACTGTAAGTGTCTCTCCTATTATTCTTCCAAATCCCAGCATAATTCCAGCAAATATACCTGGAAAGGCAGCTGGTAGAAGAACATTTGCTATAGTTTCAAGCTTATTTGCTCCCAGTGCAAGAGATGCTTCTTTATAAGATTTGTCAAGAGCTGCAAGAGAGTCATCAGCTATACTTACTATTGTAGGTATTGCCATAAAAGCCAGCATGATTCCTCCAGAGAGTGCTGTTAGACCACTGTGCAGATTAAATATATCCTTTACAATTCCAGATAATACATATAGTCCTAAAAATCCCAGAACAACAGATGGAATTGCAGACATTGTTTCTATTGTAATTTTAAATAGTGTACGCATCTTAGGAGTTGCATATTCACTTATATAAATCGCTGTAAATATTCCAACGGGTATCGATATTAAAAGTGCTATCAGAGTAACCCAGAAAGAACCTACTAAAAGTGGAAGGAGTCCAAAGTAATCAGACAGTGAAATCCACTTAGTTCCAAATATAAATTTTGTTACTGGGTATTCTCTAAAGAACTTGATTCCGTTGAAAAAGATAAATAGAAAGATAAGAAATATAATTACTATATTGGAAATTCCTATTCCAAACAGAGTATATCTCATACCTGTATCTTTTGCCTTTCTAATGGAAAACATAATTCCTCCTTAAATTTTCTTCTCTTTTTATGTCAACCTATTGTAAGTTGCCCATGTAAAAGGAGTATTAATTCAATGTAAAGATAGTGTAAAAAATTATTTACATGTTTTTTACACTGGCTTAATCTTTATTTAACATTGCAATGATAGGGTAGTGATGTGAATAGAAATTTATATTATTAATCTAGGAGGAAATTATGAAGAAAAGATTTTGGAGAAATACACTTATTATGGCATTGGTAATGGCAGGGACTATCTCTTTTGGACAGATAGCAGAGGCAAGATCAAAGGTTGTACAGTTAAAAGGATCTGACACAATATTAAATGCATCACAGGCAATAGCAGAAAAATATATGAGCACACATAAAGGAGCTAGAATAGCTGTAACTGGTGGAGGTTCAGGAGTTGGAATTTCAGCACTTATCAATAAAACTACTGATATAGCTATGGCTTCAAGAAATATGAAGGACAAAGAGTTTGAACAGGCAAAAGCAAGGGGAATAAATGTAGATGAGATAGTAGTTGGTTATGATGGAATTACAATTATAGCTAATAAATCTAATCCATTAAAAGATATAGATGATAAGACTTTAGGAAAGATATTTAGAGGAGAGATTAAAAACTGGAAAGAGGTTGGTGGAGATGATGCTCCAATAGTAGTACTTTCAAGAGACTCATCTTCAGGAACTCATGAGTTTTTTAAAGAGCACATAATAAGAGAAGGAAATCCAAAAGGAACTCAGGAATATGGACCAAAAACTCTTTATATGCCATCTAACCAGTCAATTAAACAGGAAGTTGCAAATAATAAGTATGCAATTGGATATATAGGTATGGGATATATGGATGATTCTGTTGAAGCTATAAAAGTAGATGGAGTTGAAGCAAGTAGAGAAAACGTATTAAGTAAGAAATACCCAATAGCTAGACAGGTTTATTGGTATACAACTAAAGATAGAGATGGAGTAGTAAAAGATCTTGTAGATTTTGCAGTATCTCCAGATGGACAGGCTATAATTAAAGATGAAGGATTTGTACCTGTAAAATAGATAAAAAATCAGATGGCCTACTTAATTTTTTAGGTAGGCTATTTCAATTGTGGTATAATTTATTAGAAAGGGAGGTGGAGGGAAATGAATATTTTAGT
It includes:
- a CDS encoding autotransporter domain-containing protein, which produces MTTLLNSKSSYIILALFITLSTNALSFDFFKREGEPYQIEEQIEQFNKPADHRWQFGYNIFFNKCHHGTYKDRYVNIRRIQDQGKIFHILPKVRNDYDVRLVGLSKVFRPESVKFGISNPEIPQSGFIPIGYSSGQISVQDSAYINKDGLSSKPALFGQQAMESKGAPGKMDIFIDSENNQVNVTTKNIKFTGVQGRNHQVVSVTEEDFDITGKRPKYVFGSTAGNTMTIDNIELNITGNKEKDLNTEMIDSSIFFITDYQNIVPGDATGIIGENTKINIGNNSSISFVTVADSNPNTYNSGFINNGEIEATGFKGVVFTEAFARYATTPGITFIQNNGKLKLSGERLMGIGEFAVKTSFENNGDFIIAGKDNTGLYYYLYNMDSELVLNSPITITGDNATGIRTLGNAGFAKKPSDRGSANQNAMKSTDQDISSTAKYQVGDNNEILRPAKIKIDITGNENTGFIAANMPKMNNIIPTYNMDIYLDDYEIKSKGGSNNMLMSYQEVQDVQLKKDTAGILEITGGEKNTALLSFYSDITHSGDIKINDSDLSVGVVVNGGNFTNKGDIDISGKGVVGIVASKNATVVNDGNLTLKGGSTSEEDSTGAAGMYVSKNSNFTNNGTIDIDVSGFKSSGLIATNDGVITLSGADIKARDGAQNIAVASGGKVILDGNNTFDTYEKSVFIYNDIENKGSILVNTPTTVNIHGDWDKNIHGTGLFFQGNNKEDFNTYFANYSHNYFNSTLDKLTFNLDDGRAFYAKDFSLKLSDTKVANITGMGGPNITGSRFKTFLLENSDLVIDEDADLDTDGNIFSKVELLNTSITNRAHVKGTKDDTLFMYGVKGEDPQDISLINDGIIEIGGSESIGIFLDSDGNDKIENNNMIKLTGGGDLPAAGIYSKNPVEQVENNKDIVTYGDLNYGIYSAGNAVNNGDIYLAHGLGNIGMFSIEHGKSVNMKNIVVGASDPTQNLYGIGMAAGYYDAENNCVAQEGIVVNEGKIEVLGDHGIGMYASGENSKAINRGTIEIKGIDGIGMFIDHGATGENYGTITASADAVGAAGILTMRDGTFLNYGDITITPAEGVGVVTVRGSKYDRMDGNVSSELTIDNAPDKDVEGIKIVGRGENDPLITINGNAVNPADISSDGHNVIVKPYGLPSKVEDMGNYPPHGEITRIAMQIDTSGINITHPIKGLENLPYLRNIDLFLGTEGATYTNSPVIKIDDKIIDSYNAALAKAPGLRTLNVKTRALLWTGTITMDEDNKKIKNIYLTKFPYSDFAENEDVYKFAEGLEEIYLNALYNSEEKELFNLLNLLKKRDDKVLGRAFYEMMGHNYANTYRRIADSRRTFEREFDSLMKWETKTTDTTKVKVFGDYMKYRTSKKGFSGYNRDSNGVFVLNNYESAIIGDSKGWFGGISQENFKFMDRGSSKERAITGQVGYHWARSYEYNRKNNTLLKLGIEGSYRKMHRKYVVADEFFDSKANYKSIGAFADMEYSKEYRTSKEVKIEPKVGVEFAVDRITGIKEKDGPINLDIKSRTLLTATPKAEISMTHTTYGKDNWKLLTDVDYKIFKTYGNNKQLKGRIAGTHTERYKFRKDKDKINSELSVGVTLEKPGYGVGAKVIRNLRHHYTGFQLDFRIKFDDID
- a CDS encoding tetratricopeptide repeat protein translates to MKKLMEELDKLHNEDKHKEIIEKINSLPEDQLDYEILGRLARAYNNNEEYQKGIEIMEKIREKGEQDSIWNYRMGYSYYYLDNLPEAEKYFLKSLELNPHEEDVEFFLLNIHIEMAEKYMQSGEKGKALENYMQARLYANTDDEIILTESNLGWMHDQLNNYQEAYKYLKNAIDMGRDDEWIFAEFGFCLMGLERYSEALEEFKKAKDLGRDDCWINGQIGNIYKELRNYDEALRYLLLALGQEENIWIVSQIALVYQLKEDYSKALEYFIQAEKLGRDDIWIYSQIALVYHGMGDYRSALEYLAKVHDMGRDDEWLYAELGACYFREDRYEEAIETYLKVKEMGVDDEWINTELGFLYDKVNNYEEAEKYLMRANEIKESSLINSELGFCLTRQRKYKEALKYFTRSINLGRNDGWIHSQIGYVYSELGEIKDAIEELKIARDLSPEDNWIYYHLGTNLRKAGEINEAIENLLKVERSGQYTGWADLELAYCYALIDKREEATQYLKKAKELLYSQSLEDEELSKQFDIVEKLLSATTYLV
- a CDS encoding flavodoxin family protein, whose amino-acid sequence is MNKILVAYSSVTGNTKKVATAISEALEGSQLKDIKDVETLDYDVIIVGAWIRRSTADPKALAFIDTIKNKKTAFFFTLGAYPDSEYATRCIKNITEALEKNGNEVLGHFHCHGALSDAIIQRALKRPAGDPHGPTEERMKRWKDASTHPDATDLKNAQEYFSNIIK
- a CDS encoding DUF1232 domain-containing protein, whose protein sequence is MKIESEKYVKYFSESKFWTKLKEIAKKIGLKTTAYALLLFYILDKDEVPVKDKMVIVGCLGYFILPLDLIPDFTPVGYSDDVVAMIFALRSCRKYIDDNIKQKVMEKLKSWFKVEDDYLVELLDEIKK
- a CDS encoding transcriptional regulator, giving the protein MKNQRILDIYVRLLNNKIVNRKNLAQEFEVSERTIHRDISDLRNFMVNLNMSGEIEYDPKENGYVLKNEDMQKLSNSEILAVCKILLDSRAFLKDEMMGIIDKLLKQCIPHENFKKVSQLIDNEKFHYMELQHKKSFIDWLWDIGDAIKNHNQMEIKYKKMDGTFVTRVVNPVGLMFSEYYFYLLAHIVNIDKEKYFANKDDIFPTIYRIDRIESFKILPKHFRVFYKDRFEEGEFRKRTFFMTGGRLQKIKFKYTGHSLEAILDKIPTAEVIEEGDGYYIIKAEVFGNGINRWILSQGKDVEIIK